A window from Ornithorhynchus anatinus isolate Pmale09 chromosome Y2, mOrnAna1.pri.v4, whole genome shotgun sequence encodes these proteins:
- the LOC100079776 gene encoding LOW QUALITY PROTEIN: valacyclovir hydrolase (The sequence of the model RefSeq protein was modified relative to this genomic sequence to represent the inferred CDS: substituted 1 base at 1 genomic stop codon) produces MALGRPGPGSVPLLLRRRRLFLLLPWLKRSPEPRAALAAAYGTSITSSKVEVNGVHLHYRPTGEGEHAVLLLPGMLGSGESDFGPQLKNLNKQRFTVVAWDPRGYGHSIPPQRGYPANFFXRDAKDAVDLMKMLNFKKVSLLGWSDGGITALIAAARYLIFTYIHKMVIWEANAYVTDEDERIYHGIRDVSNWSERIRKPLEALYGRKYLAQTCEGWVDGILQFRDQPDGNICRHLQHLIKRPTLILHGEKDPLVPRFHADFIHKHVKGSRLHLMPEAKHNLHLRFPDEFNKLAEDFLQ; encoded by the exons ATGGCGctggggcggccgggcccgggctcggtcccgctgctgctgcggcggcggcggctcttcctcctcctcccctggctgAAGCGGAGCCCGGAGCCCCGAGCCGCGCTGGCTGCCGCCTATGG cacctcaattacctcttctaaaGTGGAAGTGAATGGTGTTCACCTACATTATCGTCCAACTGGAGAGGGCGAACATGCAGTTCTGCTGCTTCCTGGAATGTTAG GGAGCGGGGAGAGTGATTTTGGACCACAGCTTAAGAACCTGAACAAGCAACGCTTCACAGTAGTGGCCTGGGATCCTCGAGGTTATGGACATTCTATCCCTCCCCAGCGGGGTTATCCAGCAAATTTCTTCTAGAGGGATGCAAAGGATGCTGTTGATCTGATGAAG ATGCTGAATTTTAAGAAGGTCTCTCTGTTGGGGTGGAGTGATGGCGGGATAACAGCACTCATTGCAGCCGCCAGGTATCTTATATTCACTTATATTCACAAGATGGTCATTTGGGAGGCAAATGCCTATGTTACTGACGAGGATGAAAGGATTTATCATG gtATCAGAGATGTCTCAAACTGGAGTGAGAGAATAAGGAAACCTCTGGAAGCCCTTTACGGACGTAAGTACTTGGCCCAAACCTGTGAAGGATGGGTGGATGGAATACTGCAGTTCAGAGACCAACCAGATG GTAACATTTGCCGTCATCTACAGCATCTTATTAAGCGCCCCACCTTGATTTTACATGGTGAAAAAGATCCTCTTGTTCCTCGCTTCCATGCAGATTTTATCCACAAACATGTGAAAGGTTCTCG